Genomic DNA from Bacteroides zhangwenhongii:
CTTGCGCATGTCCTATATTCCCGGCATAAAGCAATTTCAAAGAATCGGTTTTAGGAAAGATATTCTCGTCAAGAGGTTCTACATTAGTCGGGTTATAGAGGTCAGTATCTACGAAGTTGGGAATGATGTGTAGCTTATTCGGATCTTCAAAACGACTCACAATCGTATTATAGAAAACATCGTCAATGGTAGTGATTGCAGCAGACTTGTTGTAAATGCAACGTTCGACTTTCTTTAAACAAGCGATTATCGGTCCTGTTTTCTTCTTTAGGATATCGGGATAAATTTCCTGTACATTATATATAACTTTGCAGCCTTTTAATTTACCGAGGATGAGATTAAGCATTCCTATGCTGAGAGGTGGCGAGGGCGACACTATTACACTAACATTGCGTATGCACAAACCAAGGAGAAACGAAATGATGTGCCAATAAACAAAACCAAGAATACGCAATGCAGTGCTCTTGAACTTCTTTTGTGGCACATGCATTACCTTTATACCATGAAAATCACTTTCCTTATAAATTCCGGGGATTTTCCACTTTAGCGGTTGCTTTGCCAGTTGTTCCTCTACTACATTAAAGTGCGGTGTTGTAGAAAGCACTACTACCTCATAACCTTCTTTTTGAAATCTAAGTGCGATATCGTTATAAAGATATGCAGTGGAAACACCATCTGGGCTGAAGATAAGGCTGTGAATTAAGACTTTCTTGCTCATTTATCAACGTTTATATTAAATCGTTCCTTAAAATATGTCCGCATCTCTTGCGGTGTAGGGTTCTTTCCTATATAATATTCCATCTCCTCAATCTTGGCATCTATAAGATACCTGTACCAATATGCCTGCAATGTAGCCCAAATAAAACCGGGCTTGCCATCAAGAAAACCACCAAAGCAGATGTAGCGAACGAAGAAATACATGAATGCACGCAAGAATTTGGGCAGTTTATAATACTTTCCTTTCTCCCTGTTACGGCTCTCCAATCCATTCCCTCCCGATACTGTATCGTTCCAATAACCTTCATAAGCTGCCACAATCTCACGGTTGGCATAGTTGTTGTGCTTTTGAGTCCACGCGTGTATACCATTCAGGTTCTCATCTATAAAATAATTATTCATGGAAACGACTTCGTCCTCAGTCACATAACAGCGTTCATCCATCCAGCGCTGTTCCATCATAGCCTTTCCTGTACGCCACAAACGTAAAATTTGGATTTTATGAATCTTTCCATGCTTTAAGGGCTTTCCAAGAAACTTCACCATTAAGGGAAGCATGCATCCTGTAACATTAGCAGGCAACAAAGGTACTTTCTCCTCCAACTCTGCTATCAATTCATTGGTTAGGTATTCGTCAGCATCTAAACGCATGGTCCACTCTGTTTTAATCGGACAATTCTCCATTGCCCAAATAAATTGCTGTGCCTGATTCACATACTTGTTTTGTAACACTACCGCACCATGCTCACGCGCAATGTCACAAGTTTTATCAGTTGAGTAACTATCTACTACATATACCTGTTTTGCTATACGTTTAACATTATCAATACTTCGTGCAATGTGTCTTTCCTCATTATACGTGAGGATTATTACAGAAAGGTCTAACATTTTTATTTGAAGTTACTTTAACTTAATGTTTACTTTATCAAATCAAAAAAAACGCCCCAATCACTTTCTCGTTCTTGTGGTAAAGGTTTATATCGTTTATGTTCCATACTAAACGCAATTATATGCTTTGCCCAAGCTTCATAATCATGCACATCAGTGTAAACTACTCCATCATAACCATTCAACACTTCATGAGCATAATCCACATCAGCCGCCAAAACAGGAAGTCCCAAAGCAGCCGCTTCAAGCAGTGGCAATCCGACTGTTTCAATCGAACTCGGAAAAACTAAAGCTGTAGCAGATTTATAGTAACTCAATAAATTATCATGCTTTATAATACCTCCAAACACAAAGTTCTTGCCTACACCATTCTTAAGTACTTCATTGTACATTACAGGGGCTTTTTCTGCAGAACTTGTTATATGAATCTTTATATCCTCTGCCAATACCGGATTTTGTTTACTTAATATTCCCATGGCTTTTGCCAAAGTGCAACCATTACGATATTTAGAATCATCACCAACAAATATAAAATGTTTCCTATTATCTTCCCAATTATAGGTTTTGCACTGTGTAACATCCACCTTCTCAACATCTGGAAAACACACATGAACATTCTCTGCTGGAACACCAAAGTATGATACGAAGCGTTTTTTTACGACAGAAGTTTGTACAATAAACTGTGTATTTTTAACCCATGTACGCTTTACTATGCGAGGAAAAATATGCTTATAATTAAACAGCATTCTTTCTGTACATTTGAAAGGATTGTAAGCTCCCGGATATAACGGCAACGACTGATGAAAATAAACAATCTGCTTACTTCCCCCGATCTTCTTATATCCATTATTCTGAAGTGAAACCACAACATCAGGCTTTACTCCCAATTTTACAATTTCATTTTGTAGCAATTTACCTTCAAACAAAATCCGTTTTAACTTGGATTGTAGAGGAAAAGATATATATGTCACTCCCTCTATCGCCACTTTCGGCAGTATGGGATTAATAAATATCCAATATTTGTTTTGACCTATATACTTTGGCAGATGCGATAAAAACTGCTTATATATTGTTATACCTCCCCCAGCTTGCAAGGTTGTGGCTATTACAAAAATATTCATAACTAAGCATGTTCTTTAAAATTTTTTATTACTCTTGCAGGGATTCCTGCCACTCTTACAAATGATGGTACATCGTGAGTAACCACTGAATATGCTGCCACATGTGACTTCTCTCCAATTGTCTTACCAGGACATACCATTGCCTGTGTATCAATCAAAGCTCCTGGACCGATGATAATATCATCACACTTCCCTGGACCGGCTATGCAATCATATTGGACACCATAATCGTGATAACCTGTTACAACTATAGCACGAGACGCTACTTTAGAATACGGTTTCATCTCAATCTTACTACCTGCAGCACCAAAAATAAGTGCATCATGTCCAATCCAACAATTATCACCTATGATAAATTCAAACTGTCCAAGTATCCTTGGTGAGAAAATCGAGACGTTTTTGCCCACTTTTGCACCAGCCCAACGCAGTAACTGTACTTTAAAGCTATTGAGACGTGAAGGAGGACAAATCTTTACAAACAAATTAAACAAATGAATCTTTACAGGACTTATTGCCATAATATATTCAGTTACCAACCATTAAAATATTCATAATCCGCACAATCCTATGCCATAGAACATGGACCTTCTGCAATTTCCAATGTTTGCCCCTTTAGCATTGCATCACATAACTTATAAAGTTGTGTTGCTGCATTTTCTGGACTCCATACGTTATGGACTGTATTATAAGCCTCTAAGCTCATCCTTTCACATTCTACAGGATGCTTAATAAGCCACAAGACTTTCTCAAACAAATTATTCTTTTTTCTAAGATTAAAAGAGAAACCATTTACTCTGTCTTTTATAAGATATGGCGTAGAACCGGTCTCTATAGAACTTACAGGACAACAGCCACATCCCATGGCCTCATTAAGAACTGCTCCCCAGCCTTCATTTCTATCACTGGTGAAACAGGCGATATGATGCGTCAGCATAGCCTGCCTTACACTATCATTAGGCATAGAACCCCATAAATGTACATACTCTCCTAATCCAAACTTTTGTATCTGTACCTGAAGATGGTTAAACATATCTCCTGCTCCAATCAGGTTTATATAAAAATTGATTTTTTCCTGTCGTAACTGCAATGCTAATCTTATCATTGTTTCAGGATGCTTCCAAGCTATCAAACGCCCCACCCACAGTATTTTTACAATAGTACTATTGCGTTTTTCACGTAATATAGTTTCTATATCAAGAGCAGGAACAGCTGTATAATATCCCCATTTATAACACTTACCAATAAAAGAACGCATCAAATTAAAATCCCTGGCAGCATAGGCACTGCTACACAACACATAAAAAGGTTTACCATGACAATGAACATGATAAAACCACTGCTGCTTAAGTAAACGAGGTGAGAATAAATTCAAAAGCCCTTTCTTTAGCCAACGTTCACTGTACATAAAAGTGAGCTTCCCTGTACTTATGCGCTCACGCAAATACATTAACGGGGCAGCACCATATATCATTACATCAGCATCACGAATTATTTGAAGGACTTTGTGTAAAGCAACCTCACCGTCAGCAATTCTAATAAGATAAGGCCGCTGAGAAAAATCATCTCCCCCTTTACTATTATCACCATTAAAATCGCCAGTCTCTATAAACCAATAATTTCCACCAGTAAGACGGTACAGTTCATCTGCGATACTTATCTGATGAATATTTAAGACAACGGATACAAAAACTAGAGTCATAGTGTATGTTCTGTTATATATTTACAATCTATATTCTGCCCCACTATCATCCAATATGTCATACTCAAAAAACCTCCTGCAGACAATACATACCCCTCAAACCATGCATGAGTAAACATAGCCACCAACAGCAACATCACAAACTGGGCATTGAGTGAATTATCTCGTTTTGAAGTCTTATATGCATTTAGCAGCAATAAGGTATAGGCAAACATTCCCAACAGTCCCGTCATAGAGAGTACCGCCAAATGAGAAGTTCCAGGTTCCACTTGTCCAGTGACAGGATTGTATTCGTCATTCCCATTTGGATCAACAGATACAAAACCAACTCCTAACAACGGTGATTTCATAAACTCATCTATTCGACAATCGAATTTACTTTGCCGAGAACTTAAAGCTCCACCTTGTTCTTTTCGTTGTTCTTGTTTATTTAAAACTCCTGCAAAAACTCTATCAGCAATGGGCATTGCCACCAAAGCAGATATGCAAAGTATAATTATAATCCTTTTCTTATTTCCATTAACATTACTTTTCATAAAAAACAATGAAAAGAGTATGGCAACCGCCCCCCCCAATAGCGCAGAACGGCTGGCAGCCATTACTGCACTCATTGCAGAAAGAAAGAATAATACAATAAATATCTTTGAGTTATTATTTTGATAAATAACATAGAATGCCAACGCACTGATCATAGATATCGGCCCCAATGTCATAGAGTGATTGACAAGCCCGCCGAATGTACCTCCATTTGAGGAATATTCAGCTAAACCTAATTGTGTCCCTACCTGCATATAATTCACTCCCAAGAAAAAAGCAAAAAAAGAGCCTATTGATAATATACATATATACATTAATGCATATCTAAATACATAGCGTCTAAAAATAATCGCCCTTGCTGACGATATACATGCCGAACATGCCAACGTTACTATAAGAAACTGTACAAAACGTAACTTTGAGTTAAAACAAGGTTCAATAGGCAATACCAACACATTAAACAAAAAGACTAAATACAAAAATACATATCGACCTTTAAATTGCACACTACCATCACACAAGCAATAAAGAATACTCACCAAACATAATCCTATATAAGGAAGAAATGTATCCACAGATATAAAACCCATAATCTGCACCGATGCCATCGTAGCCCATAACAATGCAAGTCCCTTACAAAAGCGTCCTGCTTTCGGTGCATAAAAAACTTCTGTATGACCTATTTCTTTTATTATATTTACCAATCCCATATCTTAAAGATTCTTCTATGAATCATATTAAGCCTATAGCTTTTTCATAAGCAAATACAACTTTCTGTACTGTAAATGGCTCCCATGCTTCTCGAGGCGCAGGTTTACGTGGATTTTCAACTTGATTAATAATAGCCTCTGCCATTGCCTTAGAATCATTTACAGGAACAAGCACTCCATATTGACCATTTTTTAGCAATTCTGGTGGACCATAAGGACAACTAGTTGAAATCACAGGAATACCTGCAGCCATCGCCTCTACCAAAACAATTGAAAAACTTTCCATTTCAGAAGATACAAGGAATGCATCGGCACATTTTATTTCAGATGGCAAACTAGTACTCTGCCCCGCCAACCTTATCCTGTCCTGCATATGATTTTCAGCAATCCACTTTTCATAATCCTGTTGTAAAGCACCCTTTCCAAAAAGCACCAATCGAACAGGTGTCTTTTCATTTGCCAGACGAATGGCTTCAAATATCATATAGTGTCCCTTAACCTTACAAAAAGCTCCGGCCGCAACCATTGTTGGCATAGCTTTATTCCTAAGCCAGTCACAAGATGGTTCTTTTGTAAGTTTATCATAATAAGATGTATCCAAAACCGGATTATAAACAGCCTTTACAGTTCCTTCATTAAGCCCCATCAATCTCTCTAACAAAGCACATGAGCCTTTCGATACGCTCATAAAACAATCATATCTACTCCTTATTAGTTTATTGATAATCCTTTTTGTTATGGAAATATTATCTGCCAGTTCCGGCAAAATGCTATTATGCTCAACGTAACAGTAACGCGTTTTATGCCTTAGTCCTATTGAAGCTAATGCAAGTGCACATAAATATGCAGAATTCATTACTACAACAGCATCTACGGTAGCAGTTCTTATATATGAATGTATGAAAGATATATTATAACGGGCTCTTCTACTTGGCATAACAAGAAACTTTACAGCAGAAGGCACTTCAAAAGGTATATGCCCCGTATTTAACAATTCTTCATGAGCCTTTGAAACCAAAATATCAACCTCATAGCCCTTTTCGTAAAATCCTCTAGCCATAAGCGCTGTTACATACTGAGCGCCTTGCTGAAAAAGATCTTGAATAATAAATGTTATTTTCATTTACCTATATAAAAAATTAATCACTTTATTTTACCAAGTAAAAGGATCGAAAGCACCTTACTTGTTTCAATAAACTTCGTTAATAAAAGTGTTCCAAACAAAACAATAGCTGATATAATACCGACTACTGTCAATGACAGTAATATGTTATGATTTGGATTAAAGGAACTAGGAATCACAAAAAAATATGTAGGCAATAAAAAGAAATGAAATAAATAGATATCAATTGTTCTTGTAGCCACATATTCAACCCATCTGTTATACCTGTTTGCAAACCAATATTGAAAAAAATAAAGCATTATGTTTATATATGAGAAAGCTATGACTAACCGGCAAACAGTATAACCAATTCCCATATATACCCCTGCCATAATACCAACCAACGATATGGTAAATAATAAGTTACTTTGTTCTAACAAATTCTTTAACTTAGATATTTTATTAACAAAAATACCATAAACGAAAAATGGAACATAACGATAAAATTGTGGGATTGACAATGCGTTAGTAAATATATTATCCTGAAATAAAAATCTATAACACACTAACACTAAAATCACCCCTACAGACAAAAAAATGACTTCATTATAATTACCCAATCCACATCTTTGAAAACATTTTTCTAAAAGACTACAAATCCAATAAAAAATATAAAGACAAAATAATGTAAAACAAAACCAATAGCCATTATGCATAGACGATATAAAAAATGACTCAAACTCTATCTCTTTACAGAAAGTATATAGCATACCAACCATCAATGTTGGTAAAATAAGTGTTCTAAGCCTTTTCAGTACTCCTTTAGCAGTAGGTATGCCTGAAAAGAAACCACTAATAAACATAAACATTGGCATATTTACCACATCTATAAACTGCCATACTAAATTATTGGCTTCGTGAAAACTATAAAAAAGAACGTGTCCCACAATTACCATATAAATAGACAATACCTTAAGGGCATCAAACGAATATAAGCGCGTCATGTCATTCTTCACAATAATACTTCTATAACTATATGATTAAAGATTTTCAACAAGATTACACCATTTTTCTACAATTATCTCTTTTGAAAATGTGACAGATTTTGTCATAGCTGCACGAGACATTTTCGTATATTTATCCTCATTGCTCATTAAGACAACAAGTTTATCTGCATATTCTTTTTCATCAAACGGTTTTACCAAGAAGCCATTAATATCATCATCTATTATATCTGTTACCGAACCATAACTATTAAAAGCCATAGGAACAACACCATGTTGCATAGCCTCTGTTAAAACCATACCAAACCCCTCGTAGATTGATGTCATACAAAAAATTCTTGAACGCTGATAAAATGGTGCAGGATTTTGAAAACCATGAAACGTAACATGTTCTAATCCCAAATCCTGAGCCTGCATTTCTAATACATCACGATCTTCGCCATCGCCAACAATATCAAGTTGCCAATCGGCAAACGATGACTCTACCTTATTCCATATCCTTAATAACTTATTAACTCCCTTTACACAGTTTCTTAAACGCCCTACAAACAATACATGCTTCTGTGCTGTTGTTAACTCACAGGATTCAAATGTATTAAAATTAGGGATTGTAAAAAGTTTTATTCTATCGGCTTTGGGACAATAAAAACAAAAATCTTCAATAAAAGACGATGACAAAGTCACTATTCTGTCATAATTAGTATTTAAATCACGATATAATCTTTTTGTCAAACATACAGAGTGATAGTATTTCAATTTTAAAAATACATTATCGTAAAAGAATTGTTTTAATGTACCCCATCTAGTCTGCGTAAAATCTTTCGCAAACGCCAAATTATAATTATCTAATATAGCGCGAGTAGAATTGTGCTGAACTGCTATCAATTTTACTTTGCTTTTAAAATCCTCTCTATGTCTAAAAATACCAAATCGACCTACTATATCTCCTTCTGTTTGATCTATAATGCAATATATATTACGTTCTATAACCAACGTTTCCAAAAAGCGTCTATTATCCTTATTTCCAGGCAAATATAATATATCAGTGGGAGAATTGTATGTTTTCCCAAGTCTATTTGAGTATTTACAAAGAAGCGTTACTTCATAACCGACATTTAATAAAGCTTTTGCCAGCAAATCTGTAACCCGCTCCATCCCCCCCTGCTGGGGTAATGGTTCATTAGAATTGTATAATAGTATATGTTTCTTAGTTGTCATTTGTCAACTCACTCCATATCTTTAATCGGTTATTATTGTCCATGCATTTGACCGTTTGCTTTGCATTTCCACTCATCTTTTGCAAATTAAATTTATCTTTTGCAAGTTGAAGAACTTGTTTCGCCATCTCTTTTGTATCAAATGGTGGTGTGAGCAAACCATTATATCCATTCTTTATATTAAGATCTGCATCTTTAAATGTATTCATTACTATCGGCACTACGCCTGCTGCCATAGCTTCAGTTATTACCATAGGAGTACCTTCATAATTAGATGTTAAAAGAAGAATCCTTGCACTGGAATAATAGGGAGCTGAATCTGTTTGACCAACAAATTCTATACGCTGTAATGCCCAATCCTGACTCTTCTTTTTCAAACGCGATTCATCGTCCCCCGAACCCACTATTACCATTCTCCAGTCTTTCAGTTCATTCTGTATTAATGACCATACAGTTAATACCCTGTCTACTCTTTTCGATGAATAATCCAGTCGTCCAACAAAAATTATTAAATTCTCCTTTTTACAGAAGTCCGTTTCTAAAACATTTACCCTATTGGGATTTTGTACAGCAACTATTTTTTTAGACGGATTTATTCTCAAAAGCCTTTCCATTGAAACTTTCTGCTTCTCAGTAAGAACCGCTACAGTATCGGAATTTTCATACATATAGTGATATCTTTGACGCTTATTATGCAAAGCATTCCACTTGTTATATGGAGCTTTAATCCATTTAAGAACATTTATACAGACCTGCGCCAATGGCACTCCCTTTAATGGATAGTTTAGTGTATGATAAAAGTTTTTAATATCATCTACTACGCTAAAATGAAGATGACTTATTATTTTCACAGTAGCGGGAATATGTTCGTGCGAAAAGATATAAACAGCTTCAGTACTAGCGCCTTCGTTAAGAATCATATCTATCTTATTCTCTTTAATATAGTTTATAACAAAAGCTATATTATCGGTTGTAGGTGCGTCATTTCCATCGGGTAAAAAAACACTTTTACGGCTTAATTTATCCTCAACAGGAATGGAAGCCATATAATTCACAGTGTGTCCTATAGATGACAGATAATCAGCAATCATACATGCAGCGCGCTCAGTTCCTCCACGTTGCGGATTTAACTGCGGACCAAAATATATGAGGATATTCATTCGTTACGAGTAAATAAGTCTTGAAATCCAACTACCCATTTCGGTCCCATAACACACACTATAAATGACTTCAATTTATCATTTATAGATAGATTTTTGTTGTGATACTTAAACCACATTCCAAAAGAAATCTGCTGAAAAAAATGTTGTTTAAAATAGATAGGCAAGTTATCAACATAATACTGCCTTATTATTGAAGTATAGCTCCATATTTGCCTCGTGTAACAATCCATTGCCATCGACCTTACAGATGCAAATGCCATGCAACACGACAAATATTTATTATAACTATTCAAAATAGAAAAAATCTTCGATATTTTTGGTACCGTTGTTGTAATGGATCCCTCCCTATATCGATAACCATAATCTCCGATATTAGTTACTGTCATTTTACCAATTGCTGTAATCAACTGTGGTATTATGGCAATATCTTCACTAATTTCACCTTTTGGGAAACGTATATTCTCAAACACATGGCGACGGAAGACTTTGTCACAACAACTAACATGAATCCATTGTTTCAGATATCCTGTTAACAACTCTTCTTTACCAATATAGTCTCTAAACGGATAGTTACGCTTATATTCCTCCCCAGACTTCCATTTGTAAACTAAATCAAATTGAACAGCATCTATCCTTTCATCACTCTCAAATGTCTCTATTATTTTGCTATATATATCCGGGTTCAATAATACATCATCTGAATCAATAAAAGTTATATAGTCGCCATTACATCTGTCAAGTGCATAATTTCGTGCATCAGACAAACCACCATTAGGCTTATCATAAATAGTCACACAAGCGTACTGCCGGGCAAAAGCTCTTATTACATCAAGTGAATTGTCAGTACTACCATCATTTACCGCTATTACTTCCAAGTTGGTATAATCTTGACTAACGATAGACCCTAAACACTCCTCTACAAACTCCTCCACATTATAAACAGGAACTATTACACTTAAAAGAGGTTTTACATTACAATTTTTCATATACTTTCTCCCCATTTTTTCTAATAATATATGCCGGAACTCCTGCAACTATTGTATTGGCAGGAACATCCTTTACCACAACAGCGTTGGCTCCTATAACAACATTATCCTCAACTTTCACACCACCCAGTATTTTGGCACCACATGTTACTGTTACGTTATCACCCAAAACCGGTGCTAAAGCCCCCTTATATCCTATTGTCACTTGTTGATTGATGTGGCAATGTCTACCTATAGATTTTGCACAAATAATTGTCGCAAATCCATGTTGAATGAACAAACCACCACCAATAGAAGGGGTGTATATGTAAAGTGTCGGCATTGGTGGAACCAGAAACTTTAATATATTAACCAGCCCATAAGCACGTCCCAATCTATAGTAAAATACAGAACGAAATTCAGGCCTATCTACAAAAAGTTTGCACATACTCCCAACGTAATTACCACTAATACCAGTTACTTCCTTGTAATGATCAATATCTTCTTCAATCAGTCTCTTCCGAGGACAGAGAAAATAAAAAATATAATGAAAAATGAATCTTAACTTTATCATAGGCCTGCTGCTTTTAAAAACTCATCAAATGATGAGAATTGTGCTTTATGAGTTTTAACATAATGGTCATAAGCCTCTTTCATCTGCCGCCTTATTGGAATCTCCGGATATTTGTCAACCTCATTTCCAGATACAAACAATGGAAATTCTTCAAAAAAATCAGAAAGAACCGGACGTCTTCCAAACCGTTCTTGAATACTACAGGCATAATCAAAAGCCTCTTCTACGCAAAGTTTCTTTCGTTTCTCAAAGTATTCATCAAGCGTACATATGACCTTACATGGACATCCTGCAGCGACAGAATTGGCTGGTATTTTTCCCATTACCACACTGCCATATCCAATAATACAGTTATCCCCAATATAGCTTCCTCTAAGTACAGTCACATTTTGTCCGAACCACACATTATTACCAATCACTACTCTACCTGAATTAGGTACAAATTCTTTATATTTATTAAGAAAATTAAGAGTTGCATAATCATGAGTTAGAATAGTAAAATTCGTATGCAGGAAAGTACCACCTCCGTGAATGGTTACTAATGAAGGTCGTGTAACATCTATCTTCAATGTTTCAGGACTAAAAAGAAATACATCATCATCAATCTGTACACCTTTTTCACGTAATGATCGAATCATTATCTTGGGATTTTGCTTAATGGATTCGATTGCTACTTGTTTTTGCAATAAACGCCTAAACACTATGGCATAGGTCTTTAATTTGTTAAATAGTCGCATTATGAAGAGCTTTTTCTAAAAATTTCAATGATTCATTTCTGAATCTTTCTATCTTATCAGATATTTCAGAAGTATAAGAAAGATCTTTATTGTCGTCCACAGGCGCAGAATATATTTGTTTAAAACGCTCCGCCCCCAACAAATCCAACAAATCAGTTACACGTGAATCCCGCCCTATTCTATCATCAACAACAGATATGAATGGAACTTTGAAATTCAATGAAAATATAGTCCCATGAAATGATGATGTTACCACAAAAGATGCATTGGCAAAATAACGTATAAAATCAACAGGAGATGCTGTATTAACCACCGTTGCACCATTTTTCTTCATATATTGGTCTATTTTACCATTCAAAACTATTATTTTACCTCCATACCGATGATGGCAATTTTTAATAATTTCAAAAATTTGTGGATATGGATTATAAGTATAATCAAGTACGTAAACAATAAAGTACTTACTACTGTCACTTACATTCAATTGCTTTAACCATTGTTCTTTTGTTAAAAGCATTGTAGGATCACATACCAATGAAATTGCTTTTCCTGTAATTTTGGAAAGCAAACCAATAGTAGTTTGCTCTCTCACTGAAATTGAGGAATATTTTCCAAGTTCTGTTCTATAATACTCAACAAATTGTTCTGGAATTTCGGCTACTGCCATACTAGCAGCAAAAGAGATACGCGGATTTCCATTACGTGCAAACCCACACATAAACGTTGTATCATATCCTATATATGACGGATTCCATACTTGATCACTACCCGTGAGATAAACATCATATAGGGGCATTTGTTTGTCTATTTGATACCTATTCCTATAACTATCTTTTGAAATTTTGAGATGATCACTTA
This window encodes:
- a CDS encoding glycosyltransferase family 2 protein, encoding MKNCNVKPLLSVIVPVYNVEEFVEECLGSIVSQDYTNLEVIAVNDGSTDNSLDVIRAFARQYACVTIYDKPNGGLSDARNYALDRCNGDYITFIDSDDVLLNPDIYSKIIETFESDERIDAVQFDLVYKWKSGEEYKRNYPFRDYIGKEELLTGYLKQWIHVSCCDKVFRRHVFENIRFPKGEISEDIAIIPQLITAIGKMTVTNIGDYGYRYREGSITTTVPKISKIFSILNSYNKYLSCCMAFASVRSMAMDCYTRQIWSYTSIIRQYYVDNLPIYFKQHFFQQISFGMWFKYHNKNLSINDKLKSFIVCVMGPKWVVGFQDLFTRNE
- a CDS encoding acyltransferase: MIRSLREKGVQIDDDVFLFSPETLKIDVTRPSLVTIHGGGTFLHTNFTILTHDYATLNFLNKYKEFVPNSGRVVIGNNVWFGQNVTVLRGSYIGDNCIIGYGSVVMGKIPANSVAAGCPCKVICTLDEYFEKRKKLCVEEAFDYACSIQERFGRRPVLSDFFEEFPLFVSGNEVDKYPEIPIRRQMKEAYDHYVKTHKAQFSSFDEFLKAAGL
- a CDS encoding glycosyltransferase, whose amino-acid sequence is MTTKKHILLYNSNEPLPQQGGMERVTDLLAKALLNVGYEVTLLCKYSNRLGKTYNSPTDILYLPGNKDNRRFLETLVIERNIYCIIDQTEGDIVGRFGIFRHREDFKSKVKLIAVQHNSTRAILDNYNLAFAKDFTQTRWGTLKQFFYDNVFLKLKYYHSVCLTKRLYRDLNTNYDRIVTLSSSFIEDFCFYCPKADRIKLFTIPNFNTFESCELTTAQKHVLFVGRLRNCVKGVNKLLRIWNKVESSFADWQLDIVGDGEDRDVLEMQAQDLGLEHVTFHGFQNPAPFYQRSRIFCMTSIYEGFGMVLTEAMQHGVVPMAFNSYGSVTDIIDDDINGFLVKPFDEKEYADKLVVLMSNEDKYTKMSRAAMTKSVTFSKEIIVEKWCNLVENL
- a CDS encoding acyltransferase family protein, producing MKNDMTRLYSFDALKVLSIYMVIVGHVLFYSFHEANNLVWQFIDVVNMPMFMFISGFFSGIPTAKGVLKRLRTLILPTLMVGMLYTFCKEIEFESFFISSMHNGYWFCFTLFCLYIFYWICSLLEKCFQRCGLGNYNEVIFLSVGVILVLVCYRFLFQDNIFTNALSIPQFYRYVPFFVYGIFVNKISKLKNLLEQSNLLFTISLVGIMAGVYMGIGYTVCRLVIAFSYINIMLYFFQYWFANRYNRWVEYVATRTIDIYLFHFFLLPTYFFVIPSSFNPNHNILLSLTVVGIISAIVLFGTLLLTKFIETSKVLSILLLGKIK
- a CDS encoding glycosyltransferase, translated to MNILIYFGPQLNPQRGGTERAACMIADYLSSIGHTVNYMASIPVEDKLSRKSVFLPDGNDAPTTDNIAFVINYIKENKIDMILNEGASTEAVYIFSHEHIPATVKIISHLHFSVVDDIKNFYHTLNYPLKGVPLAQVCINVLKWIKAPYNKWNALHNKRQRYHYMYENSDTVAVLTEKQKVSMERLLRINPSKKIVAVQNPNRVNVLETDFCKKENLIIFVGRLDYSSKRVDRVLTVWSLIQNELKDWRMVIVGSGDDESRLKKKSQDWALQRIEFVGQTDSAPYYSSARILLLTSNYEGTPMVITEAMAAGVVPIVMNTFKDADLNIKNGYNGLLTPPFDTKEMAKQVLQLAKDKFNLQKMSGNAKQTVKCMDNNNRLKIWSELTNDN
- a CDS encoding serine O-acetyltransferase, which encodes MIKLRFIFHYIFYFLCPRKRLIEEDIDHYKEVTGISGNYVGSMCKLFVDRPEFRSVFYYRLGRAYGLVNILKFLVPPMPTLYIYTPSIGGGLFIQHGFATIICAKSIGRHCHINQQVTIGYKGALAPVLGDNVTVTCGAKILGGVKVEDNVVIGANAVVVKDVPANTIVAGVPAYIIRKNGEKVYEKL
- a CDS encoding polysaccharide pyruvyl transferase family protein, giving the protein MNKRNITVGIITMHRVLNFGSVLQTYALQQTVSNLGYSSEIIDYKFPNSEHFMYLEKSDEQPIILPLKSRIIDAIKRRLCASKPSDEDIRRGKFLQFISDHLKISKDSYRNRYQIDKQMPLYDVYLTGSDQVWNPSYIGYDTTFMCGFARNGNPRISFAASMAVAEIPEQFVEYYRTELGKYSSISVREQTTIGLLSKITGKAISLVCDPTMLLTKEQWLKQLNVSDSSKYFIVYVLDYTYNPYPQIFEIIKNCHHRYGGKIIVLNGKIDQYMKKNGATVVNTASPVDFIRYFANASFVVTSSFHGTIFSLNFKVPFISVVDDRIGRDSRVTDLLDLLGAERFKQIYSAPVDDNKDLSYTSEISDKIERFRNESLKFLEKALHNATI